In Ferroplasma sp., a single window of DNA contains:
- a CDS encoding helicase HerA domain-containing protein, with protein sequence MPANVYNFKSYIYGLPLEKFIIIIAGISIIATVFTISLLAALIIGVTYFTIMLILRFDPGNVYLMRKLYFHGSTYEIKFIQNGELYGISGKFAFTALEIENRELYTDSAKNVKILGIARALEKLTCGYTIVSKPEEHENSIYYRTFVLLKANAGNFNSAVDTIRENITAFISGGGVGARLVDDEDTVSSIFPRNVRTFSNYFKKDGFYGSCYDIVDMDYSGDYLYQSIIEKFGFMVELYIDVKPLMRNNLFMKRLIASRKAELSYAKTGHYASLLKKQLSSLEALSRQDKLYNVSIRFSLLSDHPAELRKSSDQFLRVMESTGFKINQFHFFGRDSFDPLAYSSQGKKYMMDAESLSSIFPCGFTAIPESRMQPVGTNIITGKTVYLNLFRGSSYNIAITGETGSGKSYFTEMLLGSLGNSSQVYIIDPLMEYTGDQIVQLGSGEYPDFIMGTTGINHAVKDAIEAITGIPDEKVTIIIENAEKKYGDLLFSNLISEIINYEKRHSITFTSLAGKIFETPVKLSGKRVVFRFDYANSHLRDMFFRLCLTLAVHLAEGSEGNKFIVIDESHLFLKDKKNAEIVDMLARNGRHNMISLITVTQNVDDYYLNNYSESILRNSMNYFIFRQREKIKNKLFLGYNIDPSALAGGSNFDYSECFYSTGTLIRKLKIIGDLGNYK encoded by the coding sequence ATGCCGGCCAACGTATATAATTTCAAATCCTATATTTATGGATTACCACTGGAAAAATTTATTATAATAATTGCCGGAATATCCATTATAGCAACTGTTTTTACCATATCTCTCCTTGCTGCACTAATAATAGGGGTGACCTATTTCACCATCATGCTTATTCTGAGGTTCGACCCGGGAAATGTATACTTAATGAGAAAATTATACTTTCATGGTTCAACCTATGAAATAAAGTTTATCCAAAATGGTGAGTTGTATGGAATTTCCGGGAAATTTGCCTTTACTGCCCTTGAGATAGAAAACCGGGAACTATACACAGACAGCGCCAAGAATGTAAAGATCCTCGGCATAGCCCGTGCCCTGGAAAAACTTACATGTGGCTACACTATTGTATCAAAACCGGAGGAGCATGAGAATTCTATATATTACAGAACATTTGTATTATTAAAGGCTAATGCAGGAAATTTCAACAGCGCTGTGGACACTATTAGGGAAAATATAACTGCATTTATTTCCGGAGGCGGAGTTGGTGCAAGGCTCGTTGATGATGAGGATACTGTTTCATCTATCTTCCCTAGAAATGTAAGAACCTTCTCAAATTACTTTAAAAAGGATGGATTTTACGGTTCATGCTATGATATTGTAGATATGGACTATTCAGGAGACTATCTCTATCAGTCTATAATAGAAAAATTTGGATTCATGGTGGAATTGTATATAGATGTAAAACCACTTATGAGAAACAACTTATTCATGAAGAGGCTGATTGCCTCCAGAAAGGCAGAGCTTTCATATGCAAAAACAGGGCATTATGCATCTCTGCTGAAAAAACAGTTAAGTTCGCTTGAAGCCCTGTCCAGGCAGGATAAACTTTATAATGTTTCCATCAGATTTTCGTTGCTCTCGGACCATCCTGCTGAACTCAGGAAAAGCAGTGATCAGTTTCTCAGGGTTATGGAATCCACAGGCTTCAAAATTAATCAATTTCATTTTTTTGGCAGGGATTCATTTGATCCTCTGGCATATTCATCACAGGGGAAAAAATATATGATGGATGCTGAATCATTATCATCAATTTTCCCCTGCGGTTTCACGGCCATACCGGAGTCCCGCATGCAGCCTGTTGGTACCAACATAATTACGGGTAAAACAGTATATCTGAACCTGTTCAGAGGTTCATCATACAATATCGCAATAACAGGTGAAACAGGATCTGGAAAATCCTATTTTACAGAAATGCTGCTTGGCAGCCTGGGCAATTCTTCACAGGTATACATTATAGACCCCTTAATGGAATATACAGGCGATCAAATTGTACAGCTGGGATCCGGGGAGTATCCTGATTTTATCATGGGCACAACAGGAATAAATCATGCAGTAAAGGATGCCATAGAGGCTATTACAGGAATACCGGATGAGAAAGTCACAATAATAATAGAAAACGCGGAGAAAAAGTACGGAGATCTCCTGTTTAGCAACTTAATATCTGAAATTATAAATTACGAAAAACGGCATTCAATTACTTTTACATCACTTGCGGGAAAAATTTTTGAGACCCCAGTAAAATTATCTGGAAAGAGGGTTGTATTCAGGTTTGATTATGCCAATAGCCATCTACGTGATATGTTCTTCAGGCTTTGCCTTACTCTTGCCGTGCATCTGGCCGAGGGAAGTGAGGGAAATAAATTCATTGTAATAGATGAATCTCATCTTTTTCTAAAGGATAAGAAAAATGCAGAAATTGTTGATATGCTCGCCAGAAATGGGAGGCATAACATGATATCCCTTATTACAGTTACCCAGAATGTTGATGACTATTACCTTAACAATTATTCTGAATCAATACTCAGGAACTCAATGAATTATTTTATATTCAGGCAGCGCGAAAAAATTAAAAACAAGCTTTTCCTTGGCTACAATATCGACCCATCAGCACTTGCAGGTGGAAGCAATTTCGATTATTCAGAGTGTTTTTATTCTACAGGCACGCTCATAAGAAAATTGAAAATTATTGGGGATTTGGGTAATTATAAGTAG
- a CDS encoding metal-dependent hydrolase has protein sequence MTTEIIWHGHAGFSIKGSTEVLVDPFFSGNPLAKEKAEDMNPDIIAVTHGHFDHAGDAVAISRKNNIPILCSFELSEILKKENAQTIDINPGGTVEFQNLKISAVPAIHSSSYNGLYAGASMGYIIDNGDVKIYHAGDTTYFKDMELIGSVFKPDIAMLPIGGHYTMDIDGAVEAIKLLGVKKVIPMHYNTFPPIKADASEFKEKAELAGAKVTIPEPGKSFTF, from the coding sequence ATGACAACAGAAATTATATGGCACGGCCATGCAGGATTCAGCATAAAAGGCAGTACGGAAGTGCTTGTCGATCCATTCTTTAGCGGGAATCCACTTGCCAAGGAGAAAGCTGAGGACATGAATCCTGATATTATAGCTGTTACGCATGGGCATTTTGACCATGCTGGAGACGCAGTAGCAATTTCCAGGAAAAACAATATTCCCATTTTATGTTCATTTGAGCTTTCAGAAATCCTCAAAAAGGAAAATGCACAGACAATTGATATAAATCCTGGAGGAACAGTAGAATTCCAGAACCTTAAAATAAGTGCGGTCCCTGCAATACACTCATCCAGCTACAATGGGCTTTATGCAGGCGCTTCCATGGGGTACATTATTGACAACGGGGATGTTAAAATTTACCACGCTGGAGATACAACCTACTTTAAGGATATGGAACTCATTGGCAGCGTTTTCAAGCCGGATATTGCAATGCTTCCAATAGGCGGGCATTATACCATGGATATTGATGGCGCAGTTGAGGCGATAAAACTGCTGGGTGTAAAAAAGGTTATACCGATGCATTACAACACATTCCCACCAATAAAGGCCGATGCCTCTGAATTCAAGGAGAAAGCGGAGCTGGCAGGTGCAAAGGTTACCATCCCTGAACCCGGGAAAAGTTTTACATTTTGA
- a CDS encoding glycosyltransferase family 4 protein: MIVITFVIPASIEFNGGIEKTISHYYRYKADGFQKFILQGTGMQEENIYSIKSIYSKLIIRTSGIPNFIIRMFAPVILSFDRLINLKTVKHIEKISDIIYLTNNDYYYLFRHGKFIVWSEHGNIPSNYTGVGIVNSAVTSMVRNKLIFRKINAVHLINCYNSKLIPMKNIFCVPNGVNSSGFTPGERQPGRPKLLYVGRLEKSKGIDKVLNVFKNHNLDIDLTVVGSGILENILQDIPENVRHRKNIPDSELQEIYRSSDALIFPSTLENFGNVVLEALSSGLYVITSRELKPRFDDAEKMGFLEYIDATEAGILNALKDIREKIKYTGIFSNKVKMHDYIEKTYDWNNVVGQFYSALAEAYKNK, encoded by the coding sequence ATGATTGTAATAACCTTCGTTATACCGGCCAGCATTGAGTTTAACGGTGGCATTGAAAAAACAATTTCACATTACTACAGATACAAGGCAGATGGATTCCAAAAATTCATTCTTCAGGGTACAGGAATGCAGGAAGAAAACATATATTCAATAAAATCAATATATTCAAAATTAATAATAAGGACCTCAGGAATACCCAATTTTATCATACGCATGTTTGCCCCGGTAATACTTTCATTTGACAGGCTTATTAATTTAAAGACCGTAAAGCATATAGAAAAAATATCTGATATTATATACCTAACAAACAATGACTATTATTATTTATTTCGGCATGGCAAATTTATTGTGTGGAGTGAGCACGGAAATATTCCATCCAACTACACCGGCGTGGGCATTGTTAATTCTGCTGTGACATCCATGGTGCGAAATAAATTGATATTCAGGAAAATAAATGCCGTGCATCTGATAAACTGTTATAACAGCAAATTAATTCCAATGAAAAATATATTCTGTGTTCCAAATGGCGTAAACTCCTCTGGATTTACACCCGGGGAGAGGCAGCCTGGGAGGCCGAAATTACTGTATGTGGGCAGGCTGGAAAAGTCAAAGGGCATAGACAAGGTACTTAATGTATTTAAAAACCATAATCTGGATATTGATCTTACTGTTGTTGGTTCAGGCATCCTTGAAAATATATTACAGGATATTCCTGAAAATGTAAGGCACAGAAAAAATATACCTGATTCAGAACTTCAGGAAATTTATAGAAGTTCAGATGCTTTAATTTTTCCTTCCACCCTTGAAAATTTTGGAAATGTTGTTCTCGAGGCACTCTCATCAGGACTTTACGTAATAACATCCCGGGAGTTGAAGCCGAGGTTCGACGATGCAGAAAAGATGGGATTCCTGGAATATATTGATGCTACCGAAGCCGGGATATTAAATGCCCTGAAGGATATCAGGGAAAAGATAAAATATACCGGAATTTTCAGCAATAAAGTTAAGATGCATGATTATATAGAAAAAACATACGACTGGAATAATGTTGTGGGGCAATTTTACTCTGCCCTTGCTGAAGCATATAAAAATAAATGA